From the genome of Candidatus Sulfotelmatobacter sp.:
CCAGTGGGAGGTCCACCACAGTGATATCGGCCACTGGCCAGGGCCTCCTTACGGACACGCTTGGTCGCCGGCCCTCCCACGGCGGCCGCGAATGTCCGGTCGTGCGGGGCGTCGAAGCCAGCTTCCCGGATGACGCCTTATTTCCGGCACTTCGGGTTGGAGCGCGATCCGTTCCTCGACACGGCGGACCCGCACTTCTACCGGACGACGCCCGCGCTCGCCCGAGCCCGGACGCGGTTGATCGGCGGGGTGCTCGAATCGCGCGGGCTGCAGGTCGTCGTCGGCGATCCCGGGACCGGCAAGACCAGCCTGATGGCGCAGGTCGAACGCGAGCTGCTGGGCCGGGACGAGGTGCGGCTGGCGAAGATCCTGGACCCGTCCTTCGCGAGCGAGACCGAGTTCTTGCTCGGCGTCGCGCGCGCGTTCGGCTTGGCCCTCCCACCACGTTCGCCGGCCGCGCTGAAGAACGCGCTCAAGAACTATCTCTACGACGCGGCGGTGCTCGACGGGCTGACGTTGGCGCTGCTGATCGACGAGGCGCAGAACGCCAGTGATGAGATATTCGAAGTCATCCGTCTCTTGCTGAACTACGACGTGCCGCAGCGCAAGCTGCTCAACGTCGTGCTGTTCGGCCAAAGCGAACTGCGCGCGCGGGTCGAGAGCCGCCGCAACCTCGCCGATCGCGTCGACGGCTGGATCTCGCTCGATCCGCTCGATGCCAGCGAGTCGCGCGCGCTGTTGGCCTATCGACTCTCACGTGCGGGCGCTGGCGATCTGACCGCCTTGTTCGACGAGGACGCGGTCGAGGCGATCGTGGCCAGCGCGGGGGGGACGCCGCGGCGCCTGCTGACGCTGGCTCACGCCTCGTTGCGCGACGCCGCGACGCAGGGGCGACCACGGGCAACCCGGCTCGACGCGGACGCCGCGGCGCGAGCGCGCGGCTTGGCCGCCGGGGCGCAGCGGCGCGGAGGACGCCCCGCGGCGATGGCCGACGGCGCGGCCGTGCCGCAGCGGCGGCGCTTCCCCTGGCTGCCGCTGCGGGCGCGATGAGCGGTCGCGAGACCGACGTCGACGCGCTCTTCGAGCGCGACGCCGACGCGCGTCTGCTCGACCGCCGCCGCCGAGAAGAGCTCGGATTGCCCTCGACACCGCAGCCGCCCTCCGCCGCGTCGCCACGGTTCGGCGCCGAGTCGCTGGCCGAGGACGACGACTCGCCGCGGCTGGTACGGCCCGCTGCGTTGCGACTGGCGCTGGAGGCGCGGCCCGATCGCGAGCTGATCCCCGGCGCGCTCGTGACCGTCGTCGCGACGCTCCACGATGACGGTGACCGCGAGGTATCCGACGCGACGCTGCGGGTCACCGTCCCGCCCGAGGCCGAGCCCGTTCCGGGATCCTTCTCCCGCGACGAGGTGCAGATCGACGGCGAGGCACTGCTCGGAATCGGCTTGCGGCTGGGCACGATCCCGCCCAACGGCGCGGTCCGGCTGCGCTTCGCGCTGCGGATCCTACCGGGGACCGCGCCGCTCGACGTCTTGGCGACGGTCTGGGCAGAGGGCGTGCCGGCCGTCGCGCCGCCGGCGCTCCGCTTGCGCCGCCGCGCCGGCCACGCCGCTTACGAGCAGCCGCGACCGTTCTACGAGCTCGAGGAAGGCGAGGGGCTCGACCTCGGCGAGACGGCACCCGCGCCTTCCGTCGTCGACGCGCGCAGCGTCGCTCCCGCCGCCCCCGAACCGCCACCGACGCCCGAGCCCGTGCTGCCGCCGCCACCGCCCGAGCCCGTGCTGCCGCCGTCCGCGGCCCTGCCGGTGCTCTACCGGCGCATCGACGGCGACGAGGTACGAGCGCTCGAGCGCGTCTACACGGGCGCGCTGCCGCACGGCCTGGCTGCACTCGCGCTGCTTTCGTCGATCGCCGCTGCCGACGGCGCGGTCGGCGAAGCGCTGGGCCTGAGCACCTTCGCGCGCAGCGTCTCCGCCGCGCTGCCGCGCGCGCTGGTCGCCGCGCGGATGGGCCGCCCGACGCCGCCGGTGGTGACCGAGGAGGCTCTGGCGGTGCTCCGTCCCGCCGGCGCCCCGCCGCTCACGCCGTCACCGGCCCCGGAATCCCTCGGCCCGCACCTCGTGGTCGCGCTCGACGCGCATGGCCTCGAGGGACTGCGCGGCGTGCTCGGGCGGCAGTTGGCGGACCCGTTTCTGCGTGGCGTCCAGGTGCTCTTGGCGGTCGCGCCACGCCGCATCGACGGCGTCGGCGCGCCGACGGTGCGCTTCGAGGACGCCGTGGCGGCCTTTCGGGTCGCGGCCGGAGGCTGGCTGATGCGGGTGACGGTGCGGCGAACCGTCGACCGGCGCTTCGATCCGCTGACAGCCGACGATGCGGGCCTACACGCCGCCGGCCGCAGCGTCGTCGAAGCGCTGCGCGAGGTCATCCCGACATGAAGCTCCTCATCGGCATCCCGACCGGCGGTCAGCCGACACAGCCGTTCCTCGACGCGGTCCCGCACCTCGCGTTGCCGCCGGGCGCGCTTGCGGACCGGCTCATCTGGAGCGGCAACTCCGTCGCCGTGCAGCGCGAGATGATCGCGCGCCACGCAGTCGCAAGCGGCGCCGACATCCTGCTCATGATCGACGATGACGTCGTGCCGCCTCCGGACGCGCTCATCGCCCTCGTGCGCGCGCTCGAGAACGATGCGCGCGCGGCGGTCGCGGGCGCGCTCTACTACAGCCGCGACGGCGCCCGGCCGATGGCTGTCGCGCGCTGGAGCTCGACCGACACGACCGAGGGCGCGATTCCCGCCTTTCGCAACGGTGAAGTGACCGACGTCGACGGCGTCGGTTTCGGCTGCGTCGCGCTGCGGGTCTCGGCGCTGCGAGCGTTCTCGACGCCGTACTTCGCGGCGCACGTCTTCGTCAACGAGGCGACGCGCTCGGTCCGGCAGGCCGACGAGGACTACCTGTACTGCGAGCGCGTGCGCACCGCCGGGTGGCGGGTTCTGCTGCACGCCGGCGTCCGCGCCGGTCATTACGACCGTGCCACGAACCGGCTCTCCCCCGAGCGCTGGGAGGACGACGTCCAGACCGACCGCTTGCGCATGATCGTCCGCGACGCGGACGGGCGAACGCGCATGATTCCGTACGACGCGGCGCACCCGCGCGCGGACGAGCGCCAGGAACCGTTCCCGCTGACGCTGCTGTTCGGCGCCTAGTAGGTGCTGTTGACGACGTGCGCGGTCGGGGGACGTTTGCCCACCGCGCGCGAGAGCCGGCGCATCTTCCCGATCGACTGCAGACGCTCGGCCAGGTTGTCGCGATACGCCTGCAGCCGCCGCAGCTGGTCCTCGCGATAGGCGTACACGCCGCGCAGCCGCTGCGCGACTTTGGCGTCGGCGGCGGGCGCGACGTCGGGCACCGCGGCGAACAACGCGGCCAGTTCGTCCGTCAGCCGCCGCTGCGTGCCGAACGCCTTACGCACGTCCGGCCAACGCCGCTCGACCAGCGCCGCCTCGGCTTCGAGGCAGGCACGCTCGAGGGCGATGATCGTGCGAACGGCGATCGCGTGCGGAGTCTCAGCCGACGAGGGCATCGAGCTGCGGCGCGGTGGCGGCCTCGGTGCGATACCGCTTGACCGCTTCGGACCAGGTCTCGCGCAGTTCGGTGACCATCGGCAGCAGCTCGCGCACCCGCTGCGGATCGCCGTGCATGTTGGCGGCGACCAGCTGGTGGTGCCAGAACTCGTAGAGCCGGAACAGGTTGCGCGGCAGATCCCCACCGACCTCGAACCGCAGCGAACCCATCAGGAGCGCGCACGCGCGCTGCGCCTTGCGCAGCAGGCGATGGCGCGCTTCGATGTCGCGTGGGCTCGTCTCCATCACGTCGATGGCCTGCCGTGCGAAGAGCAGCAGCGCATCGTAGATCTTCACGATCAGCTCTTCGGGGCTGGCCGAGTTGATCGACGCTTCGAGATAACGCAGGTTGGGGTTCGCGATCGGCATGGTTGGTATCCGCTAACTGCTGGTGCTGAAGAGGTCACCGAGCGAGGACTGCATCTCTTGCAGCTGCGCGATCTGGACTTCGCTGTCGGTGAACTGCGCCCGCAGGATGTTCGCCTGCATGTTGGCTTGATTGGTCACCGACGAGATCGTCTGCTGCAACGACTGAATCTGATCCTGACCTTCGGTTTCGATCGTCTGGAACAGCGACTGCGGCGGCGCGGTTCCGACCACCGAGTTGGCGAGCTGCGTCGGCAGCCCGGTCACCGTCGCCAGGTAGGTCCCGACCGAGTTGAGCAGGCCGCCGCTGCTCGTGAAGATCGACGCGACGGCGCTCGGATCGTCTTGCAGCGCGGATTGCAGCGCCGTTACGTCGAGCGGCTCTAATTTTCCGTCGGTACCGGCGTAGGTCTGCGAACCGACTTGATTGGCGTCCGACGTGTTGGTCGCCGTCGTGTCGGTTGAGGAGGAGTCGGAATCCGACGCGCCGTTGGAGGCGGTGCCAACCGTGAACGAGCTGTCGAGCTGCAAGCCGATAGCCGAGAGCGAGTTGTACTTGCTGCTGCCGGTTTGAAACAGCCCCGTCACCATGTTGACGAGCTGCTGCTTGAGCCCCTCGACGTCGATGTTGTTGAACAAGATGCCGCCGGAGGTCAATTGCACGCCCTCCTGCGAGCCGGTCGCGCTATCGCTTTGCGACCCGATGACGGGGGCGGCGGTCGCGGTGTTGATCTCGCCGATCACCGCGTTGTAGCTCTTCACGAACGCGTTGAGCGCGGTCTGCAGCGCGCTGCTGCTCTCGGCGACGTCGACCGTTACCGGGGCGATGCCCGTCGCGCCGCCGATGGCTTCCTCCAGCGTCAGCGAGACGCCCGGCACGACGTTGTTCACGGCATTCGTATTCGAGTAGACCGTTTGGCTTTGGCCCGAGGCGTCGGTGTACGTGATCGCGGCGTCTTGGCCGATCGTTTGGTCGGCGCCGGCGTAGAGCTGACCCGGTGTCTGGTAGTTGGCGAGCAGTCCGACTGCCTGCAAGAAGTTCGAGGTGTCGCCGGCCGAGCCCAGTTCGATGCTCTGCGGTCCGTCGTTCTTCGACGTCAGCACCAGCTGCGAGGTGGTCTGATCGTAGGTCGCGACGACGCCCGCAGACGATTGATTGATCGCGTCGATGATGTCCGCGAGGTTGTTGCCCGACGCGTCGACTTTGAAGTTGACGCCGTTGATCGAGAACGAGCCGCTCGTGACCGCCGTCGCCAAGCCCGCGTTCTGACCGGTGTCGAAGGTCGCGCCCTCGTTGAGTCCACCGAGCGGACCCGAGCTGGTGATCGAATACGTGCCGGCGTTGTCCTGTTCTTGCGCGGTGTCGAGCTTGAGCATCGCGAGCGCGTTGCCGGTATCGTTGGCCGAGCCGACGCTGATCGGAGAGCTCGACGAGAGGCTGAACGTCTGAGTCGCCGCGTCGAAGTTCACCGTCACGCCGACGCCTGCGTTCGTCAGCGCGCTTTGCAGCTGCGAGGTGAAATCGGCCATCGTGATCGAGCTGGGATCGTACGTGAATGCGACCCCGTCGACGGTGATCTGCGCTT
Proteins encoded in this window:
- the fliS gene encoding flagellar export chaperone FliS, whose protein sequence is MPIANPNLRYLEASINSASPEELIVKIYDALLLFARQAIDVMETSPRDIEARHRLLRKAQRACALLMGSLRFEVGGDLPRNLFRLYEFWHHQLVAANMHGDPQRVRELLPMVTELRETWSEAVKRYRTEAATAPQLDALVG
- a CDS encoding AAA family ATPase; translation: MTPYFRHFGLERDPFLDTADPHFYRTTPALARARTRLIGGVLESRGLQVVVGDPGTGKTSLMAQVERELLGRDEVRLAKILDPSFASETEFLLGVARAFGLALPPRSPAALKNALKNYLYDAAVLDGLTLALLIDEAQNASDEIFEVIRLLLNYDVPQRKLLNVVLFGQSELRARVESRRNLADRVDGWISLDPLDASESRALLAYRLSRAGAGDLTALFDEDAVEAIVASAGGTPRRLLTLAHASLRDAATQGRPRATRLDADAAARARGLAAGAQRRGGRPAAMADGAAVPQRRRFPWLPLRAR
- a CDS encoding glycosyltransferase, translating into MKLLIGIPTGGQPTQPFLDAVPHLALPPGALADRLIWSGNSVAVQREMIARHAVASGADILLMIDDDVVPPPDALIALVRALENDARAAVAGALYYSRDGARPMAVARWSSTDTTEGAIPAFRNGEVTDVDGVGFGCVALRVSALRAFSTPYFAAHVFVNEATRSVRQADEDYLYCERVRTAGWRVLLHAGVRAGHYDRATNRLSPERWEDDVQTDRLRMIVRDADGRTRMIPYDAAHPRADERQEPFPLTLLFGA
- the fliD gene encoding flagellar filament capping protein FliD, translated to MSGVSSTGTSSSSSADSTVYGTNVPPVSFPGIASGINYNAIIDKYVNLTLEQEKPDQTAITKLNEQQTELIKIQNLVTEFQDSFQALSNPDLFNATAPSSSNTSAVGVSSISGETATPGAYTITAATLATATQIASSTQAAGTISTTSPLDQAGLAISPEAGTSGSNGNQAQITVDGVAFTYDPSSITMADFTSQLQSALTNAGVGVTVNFDAATQTFSLSSSSPISVGSANDTGNALAMLKLDTAQEQDNAGTYSITSSGPLGGLNEGATFDTGQNAGLATAVTSGSFSINGVNFKVDASGNNLADIIDAINQSSAGVVATYDQTTSQLVLTSKNDGPQSIELGSAGDTSNFLQAVGLLANYQTPGQLYAGADQTIGQDAAITYTDASGQSQTVYSNTNAVNNVVPGVSLTLEEAIGGATGIAPVTVDVAESSSALQTALNAFVKSYNAVIGEINTATAAPVIGSQSDSATGSQEGVQLTSGGILFNNIDVEGLKQQLVNMVTGLFQTGSSKYNSLSAIGLQLDSSFTVGTASNGASDSDSSSTDTTATNTSDANQVGSQTYAGTDGKLEPLDVTALQSALQDDPSAVASIFTSSGGLLNSVGTYLATVTGLPTQLANSVVGTAPPQSLFQTIETEGQDQIQSLQQTISSVTNQANMQANILRAQFTDSEVQIAQLQEMQSSLGDLFSTSS